The following coding sequences are from one Salvia hispanica cultivar TCC Black 2014 chromosome 3, UniMelb_Shisp_WGS_1.0, whole genome shotgun sequence window:
- the LOC125211188 gene encoding LRR receptor-like serine/threonine-protein kinase FEI 1 encodes MEIFTLNFQQCILIILLYSLAEITGALSPDGQALVNFRTAIVSSDGVLQQWRPEDEDPCRWKGVNCDFKSKRVTALSLPNHRLSGPISSDLGKLESLQFLALHDNNLYGAIPPELGNCTQLQSVFLQGNYLSGFIPGELETLSQLQNLDLSSNSLSGSIPASLGKLGKLSSFNVSTNFLVGMVPSEGVLANFQNDSFLGNRELCGKQIQACKNSGSGSSGSSQPSSSALLQAKKNSGRLLISALATVGALLLVALMCFWGCYLYKRLGKNEGKGLAVDVSGGASIVMFHGDLPYSSKDIIKKLENLNEEHVIGAGGFGTVYKLAMDDGNIFALKRIVKVNEGFDRFFERELEILGSIKHKYLVNLRGYCNSPTSKLLIYDFLSGGSLDEALHERADQLDWEVRLNVIMGAAKGLAYLHHDCSPRIIHRDIKSSNILLDGNFDARVSDFGLAKLLEDEESHITTIVAGTFGYLAPEYMQSGRATEKTDVYSFGVLVLEIVSGKRPTDASFIEKGLNIVGWLNFLVSEQRQREIVDPHCEGVQTESLDAILSIAIQCVSSLPEDRPTIHRVVQVLESEVTTPCPSDFYDSD; translated from the exons ATGGAAATTTTCACTCTGAATTTTCAGCAGTGCATTCTAATTATATTGCTGTACAGCCTAGCAGAAATAACTGGAGCTCTTAGTCCGGATG GTCAGGCTCTTGTCAATTTTAGGACCGCAATAGTAAGTTCAGATGGTGTTCTGCAGCAGTGGAGACCAGAGGACGAAGATCCATGTAGATGGAAAGGAGTAAACTGTGACTTCAAATCGAAAAGGGTTACAGCATT GAGCCTCCCTAACCACAGATTGAGTGGACCCATATCATCAGATCTAGGGAAGCTAGAAAGCCTGCAGTTTTT AGCTCTTCATGACAACAATTTATATGGGGCAATTCCTCCAGAGTTGGGAAACTGTACACAGTTGCAGTCAGT ATTTTTGCAGGGTAACTACCTAAGTGGATTCATTCCTGGTGAACTAGAGACCCTTTCTCAGCTCCAAAATCT agATCTTTCAAGCAACTCTCTCAGTGGAAGTATTCCTGCCTCACTTGGGAAGTTAGGCAAGCTCTCAAGTTT CAACGTATCAACAAATTTTCTCGTGGGGATGGTACCATCTGAAGGTGTTCTTGCTAACTTTCAAAATGATTC CTTTCTTGGTAACCGTGAGCTGTGTGGCAAGCAAATCCAGGCATGCAAGAACAGTGGTAGTGGTTCTTCCGGGTCCTCTCAGCCTTCTAGCTCAG CTCTATTACAGGCCAAGAAGAATTCAGGCAGGCTTCTTATAAGTGCACTAGCCACAGTGGGTGCATTGCTTCTGGTCGCACTAATGTGCTTCTGGGGTTGTTACCTGTATAAGAGGCTTGGTAAAAATGAAGGCAAAGGCCTCGCAGTGGATGTCAGTGGAG GAGCCTCAATTGTAATGTTCCACGGAGACTTGCCATACTCTTCGAAggatattattaaaaaattggaaaaccTAAATGAAGAGCATGTGATTGGGGCAGGCGGCTTTGGGACAGTTTACAAGCTTGCAATGGATGATGGCAATATATTTGCTTTGAAAAGGATTGTAAAGGTTAATGAGGGCTTTGATCGCTTTTTTGAAAGGGAGCTTGAAATTCTTGGCAGTATCAAACACAAATACTTGGTGAACCTTCGAGGATATTGCAATTCCCCAACTTCAAAATTGTTGATATATGATTTCCTATCAGGAGGCAGCCTGGATGAAGCTCTTCATG AGAGAGCTGACCAACTGGATTGGGAGGTTCGTTTAAATGTTATCATGGGAGCTGCTAAGGGCCTAGCTTATCTGCATCATGATTGTTCCCCAAGAATTATTCACCGTGATATCAAGTCAAGCAATATATTACTTGATGGAAATTTTGATGCTCGAGTGTCTGACTTTGGACTAGCTAAATTACTGGAGGATGAGGAATCCCACATCACAACAATTGTTGCCGGCACATTTGGGTACCTAGCTCCCG AATATATGCAGAGTGGAAGAGCTACAGAAAAGACTGATGTTTATAGTTTTGGGGTTCTGGTGCTTGAAATTGTGAGCGGGAAGCGGCCAACTGATGCATCCTTCATCGAGAAGGGCCTCAACATTGTTGGATGG TTAAACTTCCTAGTTTCGGAACAGAGACAGCGAGAAATAGTGGATCCGCACTGTGAAGGAGTGCAGACTGAAAGCCTTGATGCCATTCTGTCAATAGCTATTCAGTGCGTTTCTTCCCTCCCTGAGGATCGTCCCACCATTCACAGGGTAGTCCAAGTGCTCGAATCTGAGGTGACAACCCCATGCCCTAGCGACTTCTACGACTCTGACTGA